A stretch of the Corylus avellana chromosome ca6, CavTom2PMs-1.0 genome encodes the following:
- the LOC132185782 gene encoding uncharacterized protein LOC132185782 has protein sequence MERNLSQGDMIPGGSSYGGFDLQGSMRVHHQAQQPHSMHQHQSHPRQGPSVHPSIHVGFPLTMGTMQNCDQTIPMADFNKGERSKNSVSDEDDPSFTEEGVEGHNEANRGKKGSPWQRVKWTDKMVRLLITAVSYIGEDAASDCGGGGRRKFAVLQKKGKWKCISKAIAERGYHVSPQQCEDKFNDLNKRYKKLNDMLGRGTSCQVVENPALLDVIDYLSEKEKDDVRKILSSKQLFYEEMCSYHNGNRLHLPHDPELQHSLQLALRNKDDHDNDDVRRHQHDDLDEDDQDVETDDPDYFEENHISHGDNRGMYGVLGSAKKLKQSQGHEDINFGNSLNSQDYNRSPYSHALIAQADMNQALPESTKSGWLQKQWIGSRSLQLEEQKLQIQVEMLELEKQRFKWQKFSRKRDRELEKLRMENERMKLENDRMALELKQKEMSAGFN, from the coding sequence ATGGAAAGGAATTTATCACAAGGAGATATGATTCCAGGTGGGTCTTCCTATGGAGGGTTTGACTTGCAAGGATCAATGAGAGTTCATCATCAAGCACAACAACCGCATTCAATGCACCAACACCAGTCTCATCCTCGCCAAGGACCTTCAGTACATCCCTCGATTCATGTGGGTTTCCCGCTCACAATGGGAACCATGCAAAACTGTGATCAAACCATTCCCATGGCAGATTTCAATAAGGGAGAGAGGAGCAAAAACTCGGTGAGCGATGAGGATGATCCAAGCTTTACTGAAGAGGGTGTTGAGGGTCATAATGAAGCAAACAGAGGGAAAAAGGGGTCGCCATGGCAGCGTGTGAAGTGGACTGATAAGATGGTGAGGCTTCTTATTACTGCTGTTTCTTATATAGGAGAGGATGCAGCTTCAGATTGTGGTGGTGGGGGGAGAAGAAAATTTGCAGTGCTACAAAAAAAGGGTAAGTGGAAATGTATTTCAAAGGCCATAGCTGAGAGGGGTTATCATGTTTCACCCCAGCAGTGTGAGGATAAATTCAACGACCTTAACAAAAGGTATAAGAAACTTAATGATATGCTTGGGAGGGGCACTTCTTGCCAGGTTGTTGAGAACCCTGCACTTTTGGATGTGATAGATTACCTgtcagagaaagagaaagatgatgTTAGGAAAATATTAAGCTCAAAGCAGCTGTTCTACGAAGAGATGTGTTCTTACCATAATGGCAACAGATTGCATCTGCCTCATGATCCAGAATTGCAGCATTCATTACAGTTGGCTCTTAGAAATAAAGATGACCATGATAATGATGATGTCAGGAGGCACCAACATGATGATCTTGATGAAGATGACCAAGATGTGGAAACTGATGATCCTGATTACTTTGAGGAGAATCACATTTCACATGGGGATAATAGGGGGATGTATGGAGTGTTAGGGTCAgcaaagaaattaaaacaaagtCAGGgccatgaagatattaattttgGGAATTCCTTGAATTCCCAGGACTACAACAGAAGTCCTTATTCTCATGCACTAATTGCCCAAGCTGATATGAATCAAGCCTTGCCTGAGAGCACGAAATCAGGTTGGTTACAAAAGCAGTGGATTGGGTCACGCTCACTTCAGTTAGAAGAACAGAAGCTACAAATTCAAGTTGAAATGTTGGAATTGGAGAAACAGCGGTTCAAATGGCAGAAGTTTAGCAGGAAAAGAGACCGTGAGTTGGAAAAGCTGAGGATGGAAAATGAGAGGATGAAACTTGAGAATGACCGTATGGCACTAGAATTGAAGCAAAAGGAAATGAGTGCTGGCTTTAACTAG